The DNA sequence TTTATGCTCAGCTTCTAGTGATGAGATCAGGTCCTCGGCCACGACTCTCGTAACGCTGGGCCCACTTATCACTACTATTGGAGAACCTACGCTCAAGCTCTGCAGTACCTCCTCGACCTTGGAGATGGCATTAGGCCCGAAGAATATATACCTTGGACTCTCTATCTTTTCAAGCCCTTTCCTATTCTCCAACTTTCCGCACCAGGTAACGGGGCTCACTGCCCAATATAACGGTAGCGGGTAATTCTTTATTTATGCGATACCTCGGGAGTTAGTGGATGCGTATGAACACCAAGATGCTAGCTGCTGTGTCTTTGAACGTGGTCTTTGTAGCGTTACTTCTGATCTGGCCACTGATCAATTCACCTAGGTTCTCAGTATCGATCGAGGAAAACGTCGTTCCATTGGGTGGGCGACTCAACTTCACTCTCTCCTTCCCCTCAGTCCCGTCTGAGGTGAGGGTTGAGGTGATAGATCCTAGGATCAATAGGACCCTTTACTCCGCCTCCTTGAGCCCTAGCAGCGAGGTCAAGGGGAGCGTGAGGATAGAGGAGGGGAAGTTCGGTATCGGATTTCACGTCTTAAAGGTTTATGCTATTTTAAACGGCCGAGAAGTCGTTGAAGAATCTTACTTCAGTGTCTACGGGGCTGCTCCCATCTACCTCGAGCTCTCAGTAGAGAGGCCCACTTTAATCGTGGAGATGAGGCAAACCGAGGGCAATTACACTCAAGTCAGCGAGAAGATAATAGCTAGAGTTAGAACGGATGAGGGACCCGTTGAGGGCGTTAAATTACTAGCTGTCCCCATAGGGTCCAACTCCACGGTGACGGAGGTCGCTAGGACAGACAGCAAGGGGGAGGCCGTGCTGGAGTGGCGAGCTAACGTGAGCACTAACTCCACTTATAGAGTGGTAGTGCAGGCAGTTAAGCCCGGGCATCCACTGGCATCCGGTGAGATCAGCATAGAGGTCGTCGTGAGGAGAGGTGACTAGAGCTCCCTAGCTGATAGCACCTCTCCCCTCTCCCTTATCTGCCTCAACTTCTCAATTAGCTCCTCCTTCCTTATCTTCCTAAATAGAGGCTCGACGGACCTCACCCTACCTATGGCGTCCGTGGAGAAGGCTGCCCTCATGTCAGGCTCGCCATCTAACCCGAGCATATTCCATAGCTTCTCAGCGGAGAAAGGTAGGAATATGTGCATGTAGTAAGCTAAGATCTTTAGAAGCTGGTAAGAAACTAATATAGTGGAATTCGCTCTCTCTCTATTCACTTCAAAGTCCCTCCAGGGCTCTCTACTGTTGAAGAACTTATTACCTAGCCTAGCTATCTCTATGAGACCCTTAAGAGCATCCCTCAGCCTTATCTTAATCAGATTATCCTCTATAATTTTTCCTACGGATTTGACTTCCTCTAGAAGTGAATTGGACTCCTCATCGAGCCGAGTTAGGGGGACAGTTCCCCCGTACCTGGAGTCTATGAACGAGAGTACTCTATGAGCTAGGTTCCCCACTATATCGTTCAGCTCATCGTTAACCTTCGATTCGAAATCCTCCCAGGAGAAGTTCGAGTCCCTCTGCTCAGGTCTCGTGTAGATCATGTAGAACCTCCAGTAGTCAGGTGGGAGGAGCTTCAAGGCCTCATCCATCCATATGCCTCTTCTCTCGCTCTTAGAGAACTTCTCACCCTCATATAGCAGGAATTCCGTTGAGGCCACGTTGAAAGGTAACACGTAACCTTCCCCACTCGACATTAGGAGGGCGGGGAATATTATGGTGTGGAAGGGAATGTTATCCTTCCCGATGAAATAGACGGATCTTGTCCCACTATCCCTCCAAAACTTATCAAATTTATTTGCTTCATTCCTTCTAGTGAAATATTCTTTTACTGCAGAAACGTAGCCGAGAACGGCCTCCATCCAGACGTAAATCGTCTTCCCCTCAGAGCCAGGGAACGGTGCAGGGATTCCCCACTTATTGTCCCTGGTTAAGGACCTCGGTCTGAGTCCTTCATCGAGCATTGATAGAGAAGCCGCTCTTGCATTGTCGGGTAGATTTTCATTACCCTCTATGTATTTCCTCAATTCCTGAGAGAACTTCGGGAGGTCGAAGAACCAATGTTTAGTCCTCCTCATTTCAGGGACGGATCCGCATATGGAGCACTTGGGATCTAGCAGATCCGTGGGGTTAAGCAGCCTACCGCAGCGATCGCATTGATCCCCATGGGCCCTCTCGTACCCGCAGTAGGGACACCTCCCCGTCACGAATCTATCCGGGAGGAACATCTCGTCCTTCAGGCAGTAGAGCTGCTCTATCTCCCTCTCAAAGATATGCCCGTTCCTGTATATCTTCAAGTAGAACTCCCTAACGAACTCCTTGTGGACCTCACTCTCTGTCCTGGTGTAGTTATCGAAGCTTATCCCGAAGCCCCTGAATAGCTCGCTCACGTACTCGTGCATCTCATCGGTGAGCTCCCTAGGGGACTTTCCCTTCCTTATGGCCTCTATCTCTATCGGAGTCCCATGCTCGTCCGAGCCCGATACGAAGACGACTTCCTCTCCCACCTTCCTGAGGTACCGCGCGAATACGTCCGATGAGAGCACCTGAACCAGCGTGCCCAAGTGAGGGACCGTGTTTATATATGGCCAGGCGGAGGCGACTATCCACCTCATCTCAGATCTCTCGAGTCCATCGTAAGAATATTTAAAGTGCGCACTTCCCCCTTACGTCAATGAGACCCATAGATGAATGTACCTTCAAGTCAAACGAGGAGTTCCTCTGGCTTCTCGATAGCCTCAACTCCTCATCCGAACAGTACGAGAGATTGAGGATTTTGTGTAGGCTTAATGGGTACCTTAGGTTCCTCTTCTTCGAGATATTAGAGGAGAACGTACAAAATGCCTCAGGGGGAGATTTGAGCACCTTGATATGCGGGATCCCTGTAGTTATAGAGAAGAGCATTGATCTATGTGAGATATCATCTGAGGAGAGAGAGGTGATCTGCGGAATAGTCATGGATTCCCTGAGCTTAGCTCTTCTAATGGCTAGGAAGCTCGGGAGGGATGGTTACATCTCCGAGGTGGTGAGGGATATTCAAGCTAAGCTCCAAGAGAAATCTGAACTGGATGATGAGCTTCGGATCCTCTTGAGATCTTTTTCGGACTCCTTCATCAGACTATTCAGATGAGCAGAACTGATTCAGGACCCTCCTTATTATATATGAGGTGGAGCTATCTCCGAACCTCGGTAACCTCACTACCTCCACCCTTAGCCCCCTTCTCCCGAGCTCCTCCTTCAGCCAACCCTCGTCCGCCCACTGATCGTAACCCAGGGCGATGACATCCGGTCTCAACTTCATTATCGAGTCAAGCGGGTCCCTCTCACCTATCACGACCCT is a window from the Candidatus Korarchaeum sp. genome containing:
- a CDS encoding adenylyltransferase/cytidyltransferase family protein, whose product is MGRKVVVAGTFDILHEGHIKMLWEAKSLAGEDGELIVIVARDENVRRFKKRDPVLDESARAYIVKNLKPVDRVVIGERDPLDSIMKLRPDVIALGYDQWADEGWLKEELGRRGLRVEVVRLPRFGDSSTSYIIRRVLNQFCSSE
- the metG gene encoding methionine--tRNA ligase translates to MRWIVASAWPYINTVPHLGTLVQVLSSDVFARYLRKVGEEVVFVSGSDEHGTPIEIEAIRKGKSPRELTDEMHEYVSELFRGFGISFDNYTRTESEVHKEFVREFYLKIYRNGHIFEREIEQLYCLKDEMFLPDRFVTGRCPYCGYERAHGDQCDRCGRLLNPTDLLDPKCSICGSVPEMRRTKHWFFDLPKFSQELRKYIEGNENLPDNARAASLSMLDEGLRPRSLTRDNKWGIPAPFPGSEGKTIYVWMEAVLGYVSAVKEYFTRRNEANKFDKFWRDSGTRSVYFIGKDNIPFHTIIFPALLMSSGEGYVLPFNVASTEFLLYEGEKFSKSERRGIWMDEALKLLPPDYWRFYMIYTRPEQRDSNFSWEDFESKVNDELNDIVGNLAHRVLSFIDSRYGGTVPLTRLDEESNSLLEEVKSVGKIIEDNLIKIRLRDALKGLIEIARLGNKFFNSREPWRDFEVNRERANSTILVSYQLLKILAYYMHIFLPFSAEKLWNMLGLDGEPDMRAAFSTDAIGRVRSVEPLFRKIRKEELIEKLRQIRERGEVLSAREL